The DNA sequence GGAAGCTATTACATGCTTGGAatgagaaaatatttttcagtTGGAGGAAAAGAGGTGCTATTGAAAGCTGTGGTTCAATCCATTCTCACTTACGCATGAGTTGCTTCAAGCTTACTAAGAAGTTTTGTGATCAGTTAGAGAGTATGATGGccaatttttggtggggtaGTAATCAAAATGGCACAAAAATTCATTGGAAGACATGGAAATCTCTTTGCAAGTCAAAGTATGAAGGAGGTATGGGATTTCGTTCTTTTGTTCACTTCAATCAAGCACTTTTGGCTAAACAAGCATGGAGGATTTTTGATATGTCGGATACCTTGTTGAGTAGACGGCTCAAGCATAGGTATTTCTCAAATTGTTCTTTTCTTGATGCAAACATAGGTCACTCACCATCTTTAACTTAGCAAAGTATTTGTTGGGGTAAGGAATTACTACTAAAAGGACTTCGGTATAAAATTGGTGATGGAATTCATGTGGATTGTGGGAAGGATCCTTGGATACCAAGCCACAATGATTTCAAACCAGTTAGTTTTTTGGTTTCTAATTCAATGTCAATCTCTAGCTTCATCACTGAAGACCGTGTTTGGAATGTACAACTACTGAGTTGCTATTTTCAACAGATTGATATCGATCGCATCTTGTATATTCCTTTGTCTTACTTTGCTGGTCTTGATCGCCTAGTTTGGCATCACTCTCCTAATGGCATTTATAGTGTAAAATCAGGTTTTCATCTAGCTACTACTTTTGATGAACAACACTCTTCCTCTACTTCCAACAAACACTGCGATTGGTAGAAATTTTTTCGGAACCTGAAATTACCCCCCAAGATAAGAATCTTTGCCTGGAAAGTGTTTCAAAACATTCTCCCTACTCCTGCTGCATTATTTAAACGAAAGGTGTTAGACTCAGGGGAATGTTCTCTTTGCACTTCCAATTGGGAATCAATAGGCCATGCTCTCTTTGGTTTCAAGCATGCTAAGGATATTTGGAAACTTACAAAGTTTCATATTGATTACCGACACGCACACAGCATGTTTAATGGGGATTATTTGTACCATTTGTCTATTGCGCACCAGCAACATGAATTTGAGACTCTCCTATGTGTACTGTGGGGGATATGGACTGATAGGAACAAGATTGTTCATGGTGGGAAACCAAGATAATCGGCTGCTATCATTCAATATGCTACCAGATTCTATGAAGACTTCAATAAACTCAAAGCTCCGGTCCTACCTGATGCTGTTCCCAGCAACAATTAGTCTACACAATAGAGTTCTTTTATAAACCAGCGTGTTCAAAAATGGAGACCACCTCAGATTAATGAATTCAAACTAAATGTGGATGCCGCCACTAATTTGGAGCACAAAAAGTTGGGCATTGGTGCTATTCTTTGAGATCATAATGGTATAGTGGTGGTTGCACTCTCTAAAGCTGTACAAGGATGTTTTAGATCGGACGAGATGGAAGCAAAAGCGCTCTTTCATGCTGTTAACTGGGTTTCGCAATCACAATTTCCTCTTACTCATATCGAAACTGATGCTTCTCGAGTCTCAAATTCTTTAAATATATTAGATTCCGATTTATCATGCTTTTCTGATCTTATTATGGATATATTCGTTGTCTATTGTCCTTTTTCCCTCAGGTTTTAGTCACCCATGTGAAACGAAATGCTAATCAAGCAGCACATGGTTTAGCTAAATATACTTTAGGTTATTGGATGATGACTTTGTTTGGGTAGGAGAAATTCCCTATCCTATTTTCTCTAATGTTGTAAATGACTTTAATTTATAATACCagtaaaatttctaaaaaaaaaaaaggaaaattatttTTCCAAGTGTTGGTAgttaatactatattttaattcTACTTTTTATTAGTTATTCTATTATGATGTATATATAGTTTGCctcttttttaagaatatatacTTGATGTGTATTATGATGTATATATAGTTTGCCTCTTTTTTTAAGTATTAATTCCTATGATGTTATACAAACACCTTTTGTATGtatatagtttatgattttTAATATCATGTGGCATAtgatattgtttttatttttttttcaagattttttatatataaaattatttcacTTTTATAggtaatttatttttagtgagggattttaatatttttcgaTGATAATGTGTTACTATTTTACCTTTTAGCTAATTAAAAAGAGTTGGAAGTAAAAATATAGTATGATAactttttatattattcaaagaaaaattatattaaaaattaataaggttAAAATTTGattcaatattattatttagttatctttaaataaataaaagatataatctattttatatatataatttttttaaaaaaaaaatcaccgcAAAACGCGAGCTGTTAACTAGTTTTATATAattctataaaaataacaataaaaaataaaaataacataaaaaaaaaaaataacaaagaaaTAGTACCAAAGAAAAAAcagaataatataaatatttgttaaaaaaattaaaatttataaaaatatttaaaaattcgtACTATTAAATTTTTGTATTTCTGAAAGGAAGCAAGTCCTTATTAAAAATTTGAGAATACTATATATTGTTGATCTTAGCTAGAAAAGTTTCTACACACTCAAAAAAGTCATGGTTAGAAGatacatgaataaaaaggataCTTATCAAAATCAAATGGCTGCTCACTTTATAAGACTTGGCAATATTTTCACTTGGTCCCACACCTCATATCCTCTACCAACTTTTCCAAATTACAATAAGATGACCCACCTTCATTCACACACATTTTGGCTAATCTAGCCATCTCAGCCGTTGATTTAACAAACTCTTCCCTCCTCTCCACCATAAGATCATTCACCATCATCTCTACAACTTTCCTATCAGAAACATCCTTCATATCCAATCCAAGCTTCCACACTTCACTTACAAATCTACTATTGATTTGTTGATCAGCAAAATAAGGCCAACAAATCATCGGTACTCCAGCAACTATACTCTCCAATGTCGAGTTCCAACCGCTGTGGGTTAGAAACCCACCCACAGCGGAGTGAGAAAGAACCTGCTCTTGTGGAGCATAACTTACAATGAACCCTCTTTCTCTTGTTGCATCCTCTAACTCTGCGGGCACCGAACGGTCGCCATCTTCTGCCATTAACATGTCTGGCCGCATCACCCATAAGAAGCGTTGCTTGCTGTTCACTAAACCGTACCAAAGCTCGATTAGCTCGGACTTAGTCATGACAACAATACTACCGAAACTGACATAAATAACCGAGTTTGGAGGTTGAGAATCTAGCCAAGTGAGACAGCTTCGGTCTACGTCGTAAAGATTATTGGAGGATGGATATGTTGACGTTTTGGAGTTTTGGGCTTGCCTGTGATTTAGGTGGGCATGAAGAGGCCCGATTGTGTAGATATTGGGGCAAAACTCAGCTAAGCGATTGACAAATGAACCTTCGAGGTCATCAAATGTGTTTAGGATAAGTGCTCGGGCTCGCCGAGTTTGGTTGGTCACTTGAGAAATCATTTGGAAAGATTTGTTAGTTGTGTCGCTCACTCGGCACATACTAGGCAAATCTCGGAACCGTAGAAAACTTTCCATTCCTGGCACACTTGTTACAAGCCTGTCCATATCTTCATTTCGATGTAAGTAATTGATCAGTGTTCTACATCTTGTAAATTGTAATCATAAATGAgatgatataattatataatacttTCTCCTACATCATCTTATCCAATATAAGTTAGAAGGCAGAGATTTTAATGTAGCATGTGCTACTGTGCGTTTATAAGATTAGCTCAAACCATAATTGGACCAAAGGATCACAGCTTCTCAGCACTCAATAAATGTTTTATTACACTATGTATAAAAAGTTCTTTAAATTATAGAAgctatataaaattatactatgtaTATTAgaatttctatttaagaatactttattcaagaataacctctaatttgttattaaaaaaattaagtcccGATTCGGGCccgttataaataaaaataatctctaaattgtaattagttatacattttttaagttccatattaacaaagtatatCTCTATagaagaataattacatcttaataaaatatatacatgtattttgtaaatttatttatgtaaaattaataattttattttaaattatataatacgtgtatgaaattatatatactctaaaatatttctattataatatagcattaatgattatttattgttattattgttacattgatattttttggttttttaatttttttttctagtgtaactctatttagttataatttctcaattagaatataatttacttagtCTCaaatgtattcttaaatagaaattcTACTCTCaaatgtattcttaaatagaaattcTACTGTACTTCTAAATTATTTCttgatttaaaaatttattgaaattaaATGTACTTAACGGTGCAATAGATCGAGTCCTAttcctatataattaattatagcaGGAGCTATGGCAAGGGATACATTTGGTTCTGTAGTAGATTGTCTTTGTAAGCCATTAATAGGTAGTTATTTTTTTGTCTTATTCGTGTGTTCAGTTATTGAACAAGTCCCActctattacttttttttttttttttggcaattcTCGTTTGAgctatttaatgttatttttgttgtCTATTGCAAGTTGTTTTTCAAGTATTGTTGAAGCAGAATTTGTAGCTCTACTTATAGCATTGAAGTAGGTTCTTATTATTGgtctttatttaaattttgttaaattaaattgtttAGCGGTTGTTAATGTTTTTTTAAGGGTTCTTTTTTTCTCAATAAGCTTATATCTTTGTTAAAAGATTTATTAGCAAGTTAATTTGATGTCTAGTTTTTCAAGAGTGTTCTTCAATGAACGGTGGTTGGTCAGTGAAGCTGCACATAGAGTTTTTCGCCACGCGCTCTTTGCTTTTatagaaaactcaaaacttgatttGGTTAGATGAGATCCCATCTTTTGTTAGGGATTCTTGTTCTATGAAGctcaatgacattattatttcttgatcatctatattaattttatgtaatactattcattaaaattattttattaaattgtttttggttaacttttatttttatatataattatggatatacattgatattatatatttgaaataaattaaatatactaaaaatttgaagaatataaaatttttgtgatttatttttatatataattatggatatacattgatattatatatttgaaataaattaaatatactaaaaatttgaagaatataaaatttttgtgaaatattTTACATAAATTAGTATATAGTATAATGTAAAATTTAacgtaaaatattaaaaaaaaaaaaatttagtgatgcattttaaataatatagtgCATAAGGTGTTACTAGATGTTTGTTTTGATCTATTAATAACTAATCTTGCTTTCTGTTATTTCTGTTAATTAGTTATTAGTTAGGTAGTTATTCTTTTCTGTTATGTCCACTTGCTGAGTAAAGACTTTGTAAAACTCTATATAAATAAAGTCTTGCTAATCATTTTGATTAGCTTTTGCCTTTCATTTCATTCTTTCTCTGTTTTTCCTTTTCCTCTGCTACTGTGATTCCATGGTATTGTTCTTACATGGTATCAATCGCTAGTTGACTACCGTCCATGGCATCTTCCACCACCGATCCTGCAACTGCACCAATGGCTTCTGCCCCGACTTCTGCTGCTACCTCATGGAATCCTTTCTCTCATTCACTCACCTCCTCTCTCACACTCAAACTTGACCGTCTTAATTTCCTTTCTTGGAAATCCCAGGTCGTGCCAACAGTGATTGGACACGATCTTGACGAAATTCTCTTCACCGGAGTACCACCACCAAAGAATCTTGTCAATGGTTCCTCAAATCCTGAATATGTTCAATGGAGGCGTAAAGACCAGCTCCTTCTTTCCTGGCTCAGATCTTCCATGACAGAGGCGGTTCTTGCATCCGTAGCTAACTATCAAAGTTCCTTCTCTGTGTGGCAAGCTTTAGAACAGAAATTCTCGAGCCAAACTAAAGCCCGTCGTCTTCAACTCAAATGCCAATTCTCCAATATCAAAAAGGGAAGTCTTTCTA is a window from the Cannabis sativa cultivar Pink pepper isolate KNU-18-1 chromosome 1, ASM2916894v1, whole genome shotgun sequence genome containing:
- the LOC115704205 gene encoding 7-deoxyloganetic acid glucosyltransferase, encoding MEMNQRPQTIPRVLIFPMPAQGHVSPMLKLAELLAMSGLHVTFLNSDHIHNRLIKYTDMETRFSKYPEFLFRTIWDGLEEDHPRTGESVWDIIFSMNEKTKPVLREMLVSGQLGSGDSPYVTYMITDGLFGGFTLDVAEELGIPCVHFRTTSSCCFWSYFFFPLLAQSGQIPITDMDRLVTSVPGMESFLRFRDLPSMCRVSDTTNKSFQMISQVTNQTRRARALILNTFDDLEGSFVNRLAEFCPNIYTIGPLHAHLNHRQAQNSKTSTYPSSNNLYDVDRSCLTWLDSQPPNSVIYVSFGSIVVMTKSELIELWYGLVNSKQRFLWVMRPDMLMAEDGDRSVPAELEDATRERGFIVSYAPQEQVLSHSAVGGFLTHSGWNSTLESIVAGVPMICWPYFADQQINSRFVSEVWKLGLDMKDVSDRKVVEMMVNDLMVERREEFVKSTAEMARLAKMCVNEGGSSYCNLEKLVEDMRCGTK